Proteins encoded in a region of the Solanum dulcamara chromosome 9, daSolDulc1.2, whole genome shotgun sequence genome:
- the LOC129903920 gene encoding uncharacterized protein LOC129903920 isoform X2, producing MGRNQSEASHQQIHQQVKKEGPSTTSNATEVHQLKQTRLPQEQLKSYTFILEEFGEHSREGTRSLIIQKMEKQYVLLSRLQEALSQNSKRVRSDPRAQKKFVP from the exons ATGGGAAGAAACCAATCTGAAGCTTCACATCAACAAATACATCAGCAAGTCAAAAAAGAAGGCCCTTCTACAACTAGTAATGCAACAGAA GTCCATCAACTTAAGCAGACAAGGTTACCTCAAGAACAATTGAAGAGTTATACATTCATTTTAGAAGAATTTGGTGAGCATTCCAGAGAAGGTACAAGATCACTTATCATCCAGAAAATGGAAAAACAGTATGTCCTATTGTCAAGATTACAAGAAGCGCTTTCTCAAAACAGTAAGAGAGTAAGAAGTGACCCGCGAGCTCAGAAGAAATTTGTCCCTTAA
- the LOC129903920 gene encoding uncharacterized protein LOC129903920 isoform X1 — translation MGRNQSEASHQQIHQQVKKEGPSTTSNATEISSTIIENVASRQSSSSFVTKQAVHQLKQTRLPQEQLKSYTFILEEFGEHSREGTRSLIIQKMEKQYVLLSRLQEALSQNSKRVRSDPRAQKKFVP, via the exons ATGGGAAGAAACCAATCTGAAGCTTCACATCAACAAATACATCAGCAAGTCAAAAAAGAAGGCCCTTCTACAACTAGTAATGCAACAGAA ATTTCAAGCACTATTATTGAGAATGTGGCATCAAGGCAATCCAGTTCCTCATTTGTGACTAAACAAGCT GTCCATCAACTTAAGCAGACAAGGTTACCTCAAGAACAATTGAAGAGTTATACATTCATTTTAGAAGAATTTGGTGAGCATTCCAGAGAAGGTACAAGATCACTTATCATCCAGAAAATGGAAAAACAGTATGTCCTATTGTCAAGATTACAAGAAGCGCTTTCTCAAAACAGTAAGAGAGTAAGAAGTGACCCGCGAGCTCAGAAGAAATTTGTCCCTTAA